The window CTGGAGATCACCAAAACAACATACCCTGTacggtgatgatgatgatgatgatgatactgCTGCTTGTGTGCTCTTTGTGATGCCTTTGTTACTTATTTGTGTGGATCAATGCAGCTTTCTTGTGTTAAGGTTTTCATTAAATATCTCTGAAATATAAATTGAATatctctgaaataaaaaaaaatgtaaatatgtaaatagcTAAAGCCATGAATTACCTGCTGTGCTTTACTTCTGCTGAACAGAAACAGTTTGGCCAGAGAGCATGTGTTCACTACCACCAACTGTTTTGNNNNNNNNNNNNNNNNNNNNNNNNNNNNNNNNNNNNNNNNNNNNNNNNNNNNNNNNNNNNNNNNNNNNNNNNNNNNNNNNNNNNNNNNNNNNNNNNNNNNNNNNNNNNNNNNNNNNNNNNNNNNNNNNNNNNNNNNNNNNNNNNNNNNNNNNNNNNNNNNNNNNNNNNNNNNNNNNNNNNNNNNNNNNNNNNNNNNNNNNNNNNNNNNNNNNNNNNNNNNNNNNNNNNNNNNNNNNNNNNNNNNNNNNNNNNNNNNNNNNNNNNNNNNNNNNNNNNNNNNNNNNNNNNNNNNNNNNNNNNNNNNNNNNNNNNNNNNNNNNNNNNNNNNNNNNNNNNNNNNNNNNNNNNNNNNNNNNNNNNNNNNNNNNNNNNNNNNNNNNNNNNNNNNNNNNNNNNNNNNNNNNNNNNNNNNNNNNNNNNNNNNNNNNNNNNNNNNNNNNNNNNNNNNNNNNNNNNNNNNNNNNNNNNNNNNNNNNNNNNNNNNNNNNNNNNNNNNNNNNNNNNNNNNNNNNNNNNNNNNNNNNNNNNNNNNNNNNNNNNNNNNNNNNNNNNNNNNNNNNNNNNNNNNNNNNNNNNNNNNNNNNNNNNNNNNNNNNNNNNNNNNNNNNNNNNNNNNNNNNNNNNNNNNNNNNNNNNNNNNNNNNNNNNNNNNNNNNNNNNNNNNNNNNNNNNNNNNNNNNNNNNNNNNNNNNNNNNNNNNNNNNNNNNNNNNNNNNNNNNNNNNNNNNNNNNNNNNNNNNNNNNNNNNNNNNNNNNNNNNNNNNNNNNNNNNNNNNNNNNNNNNNNNNNNNNNNNNNNNNNNNNNNNNNNNNNNNNNNNNNNNNNNNNNNNNNNNNNNNNNNNNNNNNNNNNNNNNNNNNNNNNNNNNNNNNNNNNNNNNNNNNNNNNNNNNNNNNNNNNNNNNNNNNNNNNNNNNNNNNNNNNNNNNNNNNNNNNNNNNNNNNNNNNNNNNNNNNNNNNNNNNNNNNNNNNNNNNNNNNNNNNNNNNNNNNNNNNNNNNNNNNNNNNNNNNNNNNNNNNNNNNNNNNNNNNNNNNNNNNNNNNNNNNNNNNNNNNNNNNNNNNNNNNNNNNNNNNNNNNNNNNNNNNNNNNNNNNNNNNNNNNNNNNNNNNNNNNNNNNNNNNNNNNNNNNNNNNNNNNNNNNNNNNNNNNNNNNNNNNNNNNNNNNNNNNNNNNNNNNNNNNNNNNNNNNNNNNNNNNNNNNNNNNNNNNNNNNNNNNNNNNNNNNNNNNNNNNNNNNNNNNNNNNNNNNNNNNNNNNNNNNNNNNNNNNNNNNNNNNNNNNNNNNNNNNNNNNNNNNNNNNNNNNNNNNNNNNNNNNNNNNNNNNNNNNNNNNNNNNNNNNNNNNNNNNNNNNNNNNNNNNNNNNNNNNNNNNNNNNNNNNNNNNNNNNNNNNNNNNNNNNNNNNNNNNNNNNNNNNNNNNNNNNNNNNNNNNNNNNNNNNNNNNNNNNNNNNNNNNNNNNNNNNNNNNNNNNNNNNNNNNNNNNNNNNNNNNNNNNNNNNNNNNNNNNNNNNNNNNNNNNNNNNNNNNNNNNNNNNNNNNNNNNNNNNNNNNNNNNNNNNNNNNNNNNNNNNNNNNNNNNNNNNNNNNNNNNNNNNNNNNNNNNNNNNNNNNNNNNNNNNNNNNNNNNNNNNNNNNNNNNNNNNNNNNNNNNNNNNNNNNNNNNNNNNNNNNNNNNNNNNNNNNNNNNNNNNNNNNNNNNNNNNNNNNNNNNNNNNNNNNNNNNNNNNNNNNNNNNNNNNNNNNNNNNNNNNNNNNNNNNNNNNNNNNNNNNNNNNNNNNNNNNNNNNNNNNNNNNNNNNNNNNNNNNNNNNNNNNNNNNNNNNNNNNNNNNNNNNNNNNNNNNNNNNNNNNNNNNNNNNNNNNNNNNNNNNNNNNNNNNNNNNNNNNNNNNNNNNNNNNNNNNNNNNNNNNNNNNNNNNNNNNNNNNNNNNNNNNNNNNNNNNNNNNNNNNNNNNNNNNNNNNNNNNNNNNNNNNNNNNNNNNNNNNNNNNNNNNNNNNNNNNNNNNNNNNNNNNNNNNNNNNNNNNNNNNNNNNNNNNNNNNNNNNNNNNNNNNNNNNNNNNNNNNNNNNNNNNNNNNNNNNNNNNNNNNNNNNNNNNNNNNNNNNNNNNNNNNNNNNNNNNNNNNNNNNNNNNNNNNNNNNNNNNNNNNNNNNNNNNNNNNNNNNNNNNNNNNNNNNNNNNNNNNNNNNNNNNNNNNNNNNNNNNNNNNNNNNNNNNNNNNNNNNNNNNNNNNNNNNNNNNNNNNNNNNNNNNNNNNNNNNNNNNNNNNNNNNNNNNNNNNNNNNNNNNNNNNNNNNNNNNNNNNNNNNNNNNNNNNNNNNNNNNNNNNNNNNNNNNNNNNNNNNNNNNNNNNNNNNNNNNNNNNNNNNNNNNNNNNNNNNNNNNNNNNNNNNNNNNNNNNNNNNNNNNNNNNNNNNNNNNNNNNNNNNNNNNNNNNNNNNNNNNNNNNNNNNNNNNNNNNNNNNNNNNNNNNNNNNNNNNNNNNNNNNNNNNNNNNNNNNNNNNNNNNNNNNNNNNNNNNNNNNNNNNNNNNNNNNNNNNNNNNNNNNNNNNNNNNNNNNNNNNNNNNNNNNNNNNNNNNNNNNNNNNNNNNNNNNNNNNNNNNNNNNNNNNNNNNNNNNNNNNNNNNNNNNNNNNNNNNNNNNNNNNNNNNNNNNNNNNNNNNNTTTTTTACCTGGCTGAAActaacagacagacactcacataCACCATGACTGTGTGCTTTGTAAAGACTTTTAATCTATCCTCAACAACAAAACAGCCACTTTTGGCTGCCTGCACAGGTTGTCATGCTAGATTGTACCACCTGCTACACTGCAGCACCTTCCACACTTCTTTTATAtaaaatgaacacattaatgtgTGTATCTAACACTGATTTGGGACATGGTGCTGAGGATGGATGTATGAATGAGTTGCTGATGTTTTTCTGTGGTTTTAAGGGATGCTTAGCTGTAAGATGGTCAGATATAATATTGTAACCTAATGACAAGTTATACATTATTGCCTTAACAACATGTTGGTACAGAGATTGAGGTTaacatttgacacaaaatggCTTTAGGCAAAGTTCCTGCATTGGATGTAATGAGGTAAATTATCTTTTCAGGCTGGGGGAAATTCTGAAAAGTTATACATATAAAATTTGATTTTGTAAATATGGTCATTTTCTTTCAAACCAGCAAAGTGTTTCCTAAACTTttgaaaatagtaaataaaaagcCCACATTTCTGATTATACATTTACCAAGTTATTGTTGAATGTAGCTTTGAACACTACAAATACACTAAAGACAACTCTCAATGTGAAAATTGACATTGTGAACTTGCACAGAAAATGGAATTTATAAAAGTAGTCATTGCAACTCacagaaaaatctaaatctgaCCAGCAGATGTGCGCAGGGACAGTGTCTAGATGTGACGCTCCATAACGATGTTAAATGCAGTTTTTGATCTTTCTTTTGGTCCTTcacttgtgtttgtttgctgtttgttaCTTGGTTCATGGACTGCCTCTATTATTAACAGCACACAAGTGCCTTTATTGTTTCTAGTGTCTCATCGTGGTAGTTGATAGAAATGTAGTATACAGCTACAAGCTTGAGCTCTGCCATTTcaaatttttatattttgtattctaGACTGTTGATGTGccttgaactttttttttactattttgatTTGAGTTTCTAAGGTTTTATTTGGTATCATTATGCTCATGCGTCTTAGCATTAGGTGTACGTTAAGTTGGGGGTTGATGTCATACCCTGAATTGTTTGCAGAATAGCAGATTCAAGGCTttcctgttttcttttacagtaTGTTCCTCAGCTCATGTACTTCTCAGGGTTAGTGTTGGAGACAATCACTGCTGGTagaatgtaattatttttttccccctgagaTAAACAGTATGGCATCCATTAATGTTTACCTTTTTAAACAAGCTGTTTTCATTTAACTTGGTTAAGTCTAGTAGTAATTTACATTGTAAAGATTTTTGACAACAGTGTGCACTGCATTTCACAAATCTAGAGGTGGGTTAACTGAGTGAACTTTTATTCCATTACACTCCTCATTACATCCTCAAAAAGGGACAGGCTGGATACCAAACATACAGCCAGAAATTCTGCATGTTAGTTTATTCGGACCGATCTGTTAGACTGACTTTATGATAGACTGAAGAGTGACGAATAATTGGTTCATTATTGCCCTTCATGAGTAAGGCTAACCTTGGTCTTGTGTAAATGGTATTTTGTCAAATGTCCAAGTGAAagtgttctttttttcatcaACGCATTGTTGAAGTTACGTTAATTTGCATCTTTGACCTTATTTATTTGTGCTATAAATCCTTAAATAACATCACCATACATGTTTTTTGAGGTTTGTCATTGTAAAAagaattattctttttttttatattttagaatGGGATTTTCTAGACAAATTTGAGTCCAGTGTTAAGAAATGATTTTCAACCGAAAGTATAATGTACCCtagggcagtggttcccaaacgttTTCatgtcaaggacccctaaacggGTACAAATGACCACAAAATAGACCACAGCCCCAACTGATAAGATTTTTgcatttagatgttttattatagaaagtgtatgaaatcaatgaccaaaatagtcacaTTCTGTCATTGCTTTAATTAAGGATGgaattttattaataataaactattcacctttttgctggggaccccttAAGCACCTCCCGGGGTCCCCAGACCCCACTTTGTAACCACTGCCCTAGAACATGTTTTAGGTTTACAttgaagtgacaaaaatgttacaaTTTCACACATGCACCTCAAAGTTGTGTCAATATTTTATCAAGTTATTTTGTGTATATTATTTCATTACATTAACAGTGATCATATAATAATACTTGATTTGCTTCATGTTTGTGCGGACATCAGGAGTTGTTTCATAGATAATTTTCTCTATTAATTCTAAAATTAATTCTTGCCTCCTAATGTGTCAGATAAATGCAGTATGTTACACTACACCCCATCAAGGCCACACaattttcttgttttaataaTAGATAATTCTTAGAAATCCGAATCTGCATTTGAATATGCATTACAATATACATACTGGCAGACAATCCGATTGGCTGATGTTGGTCATGATTTTTgcagaataaataaaatccaGTCCAGAAATATTGACATTTGTACAAAATGCCATGTGAGTCAGATTCTATGCCAgaggtcatttaaaataaaaatgtcactgtgGTGCAGTCTATATATGAATGGCCACTACATATTTCAGGATAACGCAGATGTTTTGAAACATCTGTTATCATTTAGGACTAAAAACTTATTTTCGTGGAGGTAACAAGTTTAGACTTTAGTCTGTCAGAGTTCCACAGGTCTTTGCAAATCAAGCAAATTCATTTGTAACTGAAATGACATGAGGTCGCTATTTATACTATTCTGTGGAGATCAAATGTAGCTAATTATCACAACATCCAGCTTTACAACCAAGTCAATTCATAATGAGACGGTATCATAGTAAAAGTGTTCCACCAGCCTGTAGCAGCTTGTATTTTCTCACCAACACAGAGCTCATATTGAATCATCTGAGGCCTTCAATCAAACtatcaaacaaaaacacttgtTTTTCCCATTCGTTCGTTCCCATATATATTTTCGTATAGTGTAACTGGACAATGAGGGTTGTTCTTGgtttttctgttgttgctgctgggtCTGTGTGGGTTAGGGGCtcagggggaggggggaggccTCAGCGAGATGGGTGAGATCAGCCAGTTTCAGGAGACAGCTACAAGAGATGCAGGTGAGGAATCGACCGAGCAGAACACAAAGCAAACCACCCCTGACATCTGGGCAGAGTGAGAGCGCTGAGGGACATGGTGGTGGAGCAGAGGAACATGGAGGCCAGAATGAAGGATATAGCGAGAGCCAGGTGAattaactgaaaacagctgATCCTCAACAAGGTGCacatggagctgctgctgaGAGAGAATTCTGGTAAAGACTAGTTACTTTTCCTTTTGAGTGTTAATAATGTCCTTTATGTGTTAAACTGTGTTGTAAAGTGTGTAATCTTGTCAGGGACATTTACAGTACTTTCTTGTACAATGATTAATTCCACAGATAAGATGAGGGTcaagatactgtatataatttGTTGTGCAttcttgtgttttatgttttttatgttggAATGCATCACTTgagtgtttgttgtattttcatgCAATGAGAATAAAagctttttctgatgttaacaGTCTGCTCTGCTCTGAAATTCCCTGTCTTTGCATTAACTCCAGACTTGCAGACCAGACTAAGCAGCACTGAGAGGGAACTTCTCATTAGCAAGTCCAGGATTGAACAGCTGGAGAGAGAAAATGCAGGTGATGATTGTAACTTCTTATCCACaacacaagtatgaacctgaacatGTGCATGATATGTCTCCTTTAATAGCAGgtcaaattttgacctgatggtggcgctagatgaaaagttaagagATCAAAAAAGTGATTGCAATTCATCCTggaaaccatgaatgtctgtcatCAAGACACTGTATATCATTTgttgtcagtggtggaatgtaactaagtacatttactcaagtactctacttaagtacaaatttgagttGAGTTTGAGttcttgagtcttttcttttcatgtcactttctacttctactccactacatttcagagggaaatattctactttttacttcactacattaatctgacagctttagttgctagttactttacaaattaagatttttgcacacaaaacacatgtagtttataaaatatgttttattttaaattaaactacccaacaatatatcgGCCTACAAGTCCGTTAAATGATTAtcagattaaacacttagttgactgatagaactgttttgatcgtttacagtttctaaaatgtaaggatttttctacattaagtacttttaatactttaggtACATTTGCCTGATGgtacttgcatacttttacttaagtaacattttcaatgcaggactttatagtatggtagtagtagtaaaggatctgaatacttcttccaacacTGTTTGTTGTGCATGTTAACAGTTTGCTCTGCTCTGAAATTCCCTGTCTTTGCATTAACTCCAGACTTGCAGACCAGACTGAGCAGCACTGAGAGGGAACTTCTCGTTAGCAAGTCAAGAATTGAACAGCTGGAGAGAGAAAATGCAGGTGATGATTGTAACTTCTtatccacaacacacacacacactaatgacaTTCACTTTTGTGTAGACAGAGAAACCAAAGGTGGCCTTTTACACAGCTCTGACTGATACAGGATATGTCGGaccacacaacacagacaccaTATTGAAATACAGCAAGCTCTTCACCAACATTGGCAATGCTTACAATCCAGCTACAGGTAATGTACTGCAGGTCACATGAACATGTGTAGTCATGTACATCTACATaaattagttactgtttttcattttatactCTTACTCTGTAGGTTTCTTCACATCACCTGTCAAAGGGGTCTACTATCTCCGGTTCACTGTGTGTGGTAACCACACAGGTCTTATGGGTGTATTTGTGTTCAAGAACAACCAGAAGATCATGCTTACTGATGAGATAATGGAAAAAGTGAGTGTTGAGCATGTAACTAACTCTGTTGTCTTGGAGCTGAAAGCAGGAGATACAATTCACCTGGTTC is drawn from Sander vitreus isolate 19-12246 chromosome 13, sanVit1, whole genome shotgun sequence and contains these coding sequences:
- the LOC144527684 gene encoding complement C1q-like protein 2, giving the protein MELLLRENSDLQTRLSSTERELLISKSRIEQLERENADLQTRLSSTERELLVSKSRIEQLERENAEKPKVAFYTALTDTGYVGPHNTDTILKYSKLFTNIGNAYNPATGFFTSPVKGVYYLRFTVCGNHTGLMGVFVFKNNQKIMLTDEIMEKVSVEHVTNSVVLELKAGDTIHLVLPSTYSVYDDGDNHSTFSGSLLFPLEDFV